The Schistocerca piceifrons isolate TAMUIC-IGC-003096 chromosome 11, iqSchPice1.1, whole genome shotgun sequence genome includes the window TCctccacagtgacgaaatgacgcttaaagtcctgtggattcttcctgaacagctgcaaaccatccttgcaacacttcacacgagtcCGTTTTTGATcgagcgtgagcaatcgtggaactcATCACATCTGAATGTCTTTCTTGACCATTTTCATCACGAAAACTTGTACAACTAGCCTAAAATTTTCTCCCTCATTCCCTTACATAACCATCTGTCAGAGCTGCATCgccttacaaaaggcacaatcaatGGTGAATTTTGATGACAATTTGGTTCTTCCTGTGTGTGGGAATTGAATGACAGAACCCCCCTCAGAAGTGGGGGAGACTTAAATTGTCAATTACAGCTATTTGTTTCTTACTCACAAAAGTCAACAGGTAGCTGATGGATACAATACCAGCTTCAAACTATCGTTTCGAGCTATGCAAGCAATGTGAATACACAAgcactttttttcaatttttagcaGCAAATTAAAAgttgatttatgaacagccctggtATCGGAAAATTTAAACAATATAGTCAGTCACTACTCTACATGGATTGCCAGGTGGTGACTCAAGCCTCCTATCTTCCTGAGTATGGGTCCAGGAAATTACCGCAGGCTTAGCTGTCTGACACAGTGAAAATAATGCAGACAAGGCCACTGTCAGGATAGTCCACAGCCCTCTACCCACTCTTTTTCCCAGTGTTGTTTTTCCATCCCTACATAATACATAATAACCTCTGGTAGCAAGGTTTCAAAATCATAACAGGAAATGACGATGGCAGTGTGTGCAATTCATGTCCTGGTATGTAATGCTATTTAATCACTCAGCTTTCGTGACAGTAAGTTCTTTCCTGCCTCATATATTCgtgttttaattgtttttgttgttgttgttgttgttgttcttgtgatcTTCAGTTATTGTCTATCTATCTTTGAGTAAGTGATCCAGTCTACATCCATTTGATTCTGGTTGCTTGTAGTCAAGCCTAGGGTTTCACCCAAAATATTTACCCAGTATACGTCACCCCATTACAAAATTAATAATTTCTTGATTACTATCAACTGATTCCTTTCTTGTCATATTGTGCCCATATGATGATCAGCatctttctgtaacaccacatttcataaCTGTTCTCGTCTTGTCTGATCTTGTTTCACCCACTTCACACTTCATACCAGGCTCTACTCTAGGCAGAGTCTTCAGAAACACTTATTTCAGACTGGTTGTCAGCAGTTTCTGCTTTTCCAGAAATTATTTCCTTAGTATAATCTGTCTCTATGGGCATTTGTCAACTAATGGTTACAGCACGAATAGCCCCCACGGTAGTAGTTGAAATCTAATTGTAGATGACCTTTCAGGTGCACGTGTACGAGGGAGACGCTCCCCACGGGGTTCACGGGCTGCACCCCGGCTCCCTGTGGGGTGGTGCACACCACACGCAGCTGCTGCACCACGTGCCGCACCAGCAGCACcagcaccaccagcagcagcagttggTGATGATGGACGTGCACGGGCACGGCCACCCGCAGTTCCCACTGCAGCAGCAACAGCTCACCTTCTTCCAGCCGCACCACTACCTCgagctgcagcagcagcaccagcaacaTCACCAGCACCAAGCACAGCACCAGCTGGCACATCACCAGCAGCTCTTCCAACAGCCTCACCAGCCGCCCCCGGGGAGCCCCCTGGGGACAGTTCCGCCCACCTCCCACGGTGCACCTACACCCCCGGCAGCTGCTACCGCCGCCTCCCCTGCGGCGGCCTCCGGCAGTTGGAAGGCGAACGAGCTGCGCCGCCCTAAGACGTACAACTGCTCGGCGTGCAACAAGTGGTTCACCAGTTCGGGACACCTCAAGCGCCACTACAACACCACACTGCATAAGAATGCTGTCAAGCAGAGTGGGCAGCCTGATCCAGCAGCGGCTTCTGGTGAGTATGGCCGTACGGGTGGTTGTTGGGTGAATGTGGTTCAGTTTGCTAAGAGACTGGTGGTAGAGACACCATCATCCGAATGATCGTAAAGGAGAGTGGACACGTCTGTGTTGTCACACTTCCAGATGACTATATCTTCACGTGTTCTGATAGCAATCCTTGTCACTCGAAACTTAGCAACACGAGCTGTCACGTAGGTAGTTGAAGGGCTTTGACACTTAGAAGTGAGTAGTAGTGTGGCATTGCACAATCCTTCTATTACTACGTTGATTATTCTAAATTCCTGGTTGTTCTGCGGTTTTGCAGCAGTAGCAGCTCACCCAGATATTGTGAAGCAGTGTTCCACACGATCACATTCATATCAATCTCGGGAAGAAACAGAAGCACCATCCTTGACTTTGTTGGCTATCGTTTCCCTGCATACCTGTATAGACTCACATTTCGACACAGAGAAACAcgcgtgtctgtgtatgtgtgtttgtgttcctttttgcattgtacaaatgtttaaataaatgtATATACAGCCGTGACAATTTCCAGTGCTGTGACTTGATTTGGTGTTATTGTAGATCTAGTTGAAGTTCTGATCCAAACCATTCCACTGCATCAGGATTGCATACCCACTGCTCAGAAATAGGATTCCACTTTTTGAAATAAATACCAATCATAATGCCTAGACTTTGTAACTTGTGTCAAATGATCCAACCAGGCCTTAGCAGACTGGTAGATTTCCAGTATTAGGTCCCTCAGAAAATATGTGATTGTGCCCGCAGGTACAACCAACCACCGCTCAGCTGCATCCTCTCCGGCATCTGCCCCCAGCCCCGGAGGCGGTGACGATTCCTTTGGCAGCAGCAGTGGTGGTGGGCGCATCACACCCCAGCAGCAGCCACCACCGGCTCCAGCATTAGCTCAGGTGTCACCTCTTCAGCAGCAACAGCAGGCACCGCCCCCTCAACTACTAGGACAACCACCCCCAGTGGCTGGTGGAGGGGCGGGTCTTACGCTCTTCCCACACCAGTTGCATACCttccagcagcagcaacaacaacaacaacaacaacaacaacaacaacaacaacaacaacaacaacaacaacaacagcagcagcagcagcagccgccacaGCAGCAGCAATCACAACAGCAAGTGGTGCCGGGGCTAGGAACGGACCAGTTCTACAAACCCCACAGCAATGGTTGCGGACTCGACATACCTCAGCATTCCCAACAACAACAGACACAGCAGCAGCTgtaccagcaacagcagcagcacctTCTTCAGCAACAGCTGTACCCCCACCTGGCACAGCATCACCCAAACGCGAACACCCCCCACGTTTCTTCGAGCCTGAGCGCCGCCGGACCAGTGCCGACGCTGATCCCGCTGGCTCGGGGGCAGAGCCTGGCTTCTTCAGGCCTCCCTTCTGGTAGCAGTGACCTGGAAGGCCTGCGGCAGTACCACCCCTTTGACGGGTTGTTCTCACTGCCTGGCTTTGCACAGCTCCACCACCAGCCTACATCCTTCGGGCAGCTGGTAGGAGCTGAAGGGAACGTGGGGGGGACCGAAACCACCACCGTTACTGCCAGTGCCGACGACATCGGTGCTGACATCGACGGCGATGACGGCGACTTGGACAACTCGACTGCAGGGAAGGTCGGTACCTCCTTCTCTGGCATCACATCTAGTGGGTGCCAGCTGGACCTGCTCGAGACACCGTACGATGAGCACAAGTATGTCACAGACGCGATAGTTCCTGACCTGGGGAGTGAGATAAAGTTCGAGACTGAGGAAGTGACGAGCCCTCTGGAACTACCTCGGGGAGATTTCAACCTCAAGGAGGAGTTGGGTTACGAGCAAGAGGGGAGAAGCCCTGCAGAACTTCCTCAGGTGGGGTTCAACCTCAAGCAGGAGTTAGGGTGTGACCTACCGTCACCGGTACAGACTCCTTGTTCTACTGTGGAAGAAGCAGACAGCCAACAGTTGGAGCCACAGCCACTGCTCCTGATGCTGACAGCTGCACCTTCTGTGGCAGCACTGGAAGCCATCGGTGAGGGAAACCCGGTCAGTGTCCCGACGCCACCCCCGGCGAGGAGCACACCGCCGAGACAACGGCGGCCCGAAACAGTTAGTGGCTCGGCCGACTCCACGACGCCACCTGCATTCGACTCTTCTGCTCGCAGCAGTGCTTCGGGGTCCTTCGCCCACTCCACAGTGTCCGGTGGGCCCCAGCACAAGTGTTTCGAATGCCGTAAGGTTTTCAACAAGGCGTGCTACCTCACCCAGCACAACAAGTCGTTTCACTCGGGTCACAAGCCTTTCAAGTGCAATCGGTGTGGCAAGCGCTTTGCCACGGACGACCTGTACCAGGGGCACTGTTCCAAGCATGCTGGGGATAAACCGTACAAGTGTGAATTGTGCCCGAAGCAGTTTAATCACAAGACCGACCTGCGCCGCCACATGTGCATCCACACAGGTGACAAGCCGTATGCGTGCCACGTGTGTGGAAAGGGCTTTATCCGCAAGGACCACATGCTCAAGCACTGTGAGACACACTGGCGCAGAGTCCCCGGAGCAGCTCAAGGTGTGTCTCCACGGCGCTATGGTCAGGTTGTGGTTGCAGCACAATAAATGTAAAGAGCAGACACCCGAGCTTAGACTACATTTACCTGGGACTACAGGTATCGGACATTGGGTGTATGCTGAGGGCTGTCTGCCTCTGACCCCACAATATTTGGGAGCTAGATTACCTTGAACACAAAGGTATTCTGAAGCTTTTAACATGTATGAAAGTCGATTACAGTCTTGGACATTGTAAGTGATCGGATATGCAAAAGTATAAAACTGCGcaagtgttttttttgttttgtttttgtttttccttcCTCTGGTGGAACAGCATCTACTCTGATATGTGAGGAGATATATCCTTCTAGTAACTTTACTGCCTGTAGGGCTCTTATGTCTGAGGAAGATACTGCACACTGGTGTGGAAACTAATGTTCCACTTACGCATGGACAAGGTTATACTTAAACTGTAGATTTTGATCTGGCTTGCTCACAAGCCAGTCTGTTCCTTGCTTCATGAGGAGTTACATACTGACAACAGCATTTTCTGCTGGCTGTGGATAAATTGATTTCACCTCATCTGTTCAGCCGATACAATTGTAAATAGTGTCTGTTACTCAGGTGGGACATTGCATACCTTAGTTTGTATGAGCTATGCTATAAATTGAGAGAAAACATCCGTCAGGTATGTGGTTAATCCCCCAGTGGCATCATAGATTGTGAACATACCGTTTTTCTTGCTCAACTAGGAAAGTGTGTTACTCTGTATCTTGAAGACAGTTGTGAAATAAGTCAAATGGATACAAAAGTGATGACTCTCAAACAATATTGCTGGTGCCCTTTCCATTCTGACaaaatctttgtgtgtgtgtgtgtgtgtgtgtgtgtgtgtgtgtgtgtgtgtgtgtgtgtgtgtgtgtgtgtgtgtgtgcgagatcACTGACAGATTATTTTGTGATGCAACTAGACGTGTCGAGGACAGGATCTTGACTTAGACTATGAACTTGTGCAAATGTGACAACTATATGAAGTATGGTAACTCTATAGTGAGTTTTCTATTGTTCCTGTACATGAGATTTTCCTAATAAGTATAATGAGTTCAGGCAGAAAACACACACTTTACAAGCTTGTTTTAAAGCTAACTTCTGACTCTAtgcttttttaaagaaataacagtaGGTGTATACATTCCACCTgtacaaatttttcctttgttgttaagaattgtgtgaaataattttattactattattctgTTGCTATGGATACACACATTTttgagaaataatttattttttagcaTGTTCCCCTATTTACCTGGGGTCAAACATTATCATTATTATAACATCCTTCACAG containing:
- the LOC124719882 gene encoding uncharacterized protein LOC124719882 codes for the protein MRRDLPHGATAGPSCQQSAAHVWAARRGKKARHGSRSWRIPVRSRESPAELRRVTQRAGHDARRSCHPLDVTAPQEESALVRRFDFCVREWSPLLRGSVAEPGEHVAMAAHGAATASAGGPANHCKDCGLYFDSVKSLDVHLHYHKENLLSKWATTATAAARGVPGEEANNNNHHQQHHAGTSASSRRRRPAQQQSSPEESKGSPGPGPPRPPSGGYYAQQGAPSPFEPSAASQFGFVPAQSPTSVGGAFHPALHPAFSGGSGSLFPGLPHHQQQQQQQQQEGPQQQQHHHQASPGPDHFVPGGGDVGVSSSTPPSGSGLRFHPYRQHAPPPQAGTPPAQAQARPPPPSSPAQCERCGHVCESDRALADHVASAHPPTPSVAAPSAANGGPASTSSASASPRPAKTEEEATAEILDLDSHKVHVYEGDAPHGVHGLHPGSLWGGAHHTQLLHHVPHQQHQHHQQQQLVMMDVHGHGHPQFPLQQQQLTFFQPHHYLELQQQHQQHHQHQAQHQLAHHQQLFQQPHQPPPGSPLGTVPPTSHGAPTPPAAATAASPAAASGSWKANELRRPKTYNCSACNKWFTSSGHLKRHYNTTLHKNAVKQSGQPDPAAASGTTNHRSAASSPASAPSPGGGDDSFGSSSGGGRITPQQQPPPAPALAQVSPLQQQQQAPPPQLLGQPPPVAGGGAGLTLFPHQLHTFQQQQQQQQQQQQQQQQQQQQQQQQQQQQQPPQQQQSQQQVVPGLGTDQFYKPHSNGCGLDIPQHSQQQQTQQQLYQQQQQHLLQQQLYPHLAQHHPNANTPHVSSSLSAAGPVPTLIPLARGQSLASSGLPSGSSDLEGLRQYHPFDGLFSLPGFAQLHHQPTSFGQLVGAEGNVGGTETTTVTASADDIGADIDGDDGDLDNSTAGKVGTSFSGITSSGCQLDLLETPYDEHKYVTDAIVPDLGSEIKFETEEVTSPLELPRGDFNLKEELGYEQEGRSPAELPQVGFNLKQELGCDLPSPVQTPCSTVEEADSQQLEPQPLLLMLTAAPSVAALEAIGEGNPVSVPTPPPARSTPPRQRRPETVSGSADSTTPPAFDSSARSSASGSFAHSTVSGGPQHKCFECRKVFNKACYLTQHNKSFHSGHKPFKCNRCGKRFATDDLYQGHCSKHAGDKPYKCELCPKQFNHKTDLRRHMCIHTGDKPYACHVCGKGFIRKDHMLKHCETHWRRVPGAAQGVSPRRYGQVVVAAQ